A genomic window from Martelella lutilitoris includes:
- a CDS encoding YMGG-like glycine zipper-containing protein has protein sequence MNKVIAGLLISVFSVAATACTPTQEGAAIGAGSGALIGTAIDGGGLGGALLGGAIGAGAGALVGRAVENQPGKCYYRDRYGREYVDDCPR, from the coding sequence ATGAACAAAGTAATCGCAGGACTTCTGATCAGTGTGTTTTCGGTTGCGGCCACGGCCTGCACCCCCACGCAGGAAGGCGCAGCCATCGGCGCCGGCAGCGGCGCGCTGATCGGCACGGCCATTGACGGCGGCGGCCTCGGCGGCGCGCTTCTCGGCGGCGCCATCGGCGCGGGCGCGGGCGCGCTCGTCGGTCGTGCTGTCGAAAACCAGCCGGGCAAATGCTACTACCGCGACCGCTATGGCCGCGAATATGTGGACGACTGCCCGCGGTAA
- a CDS encoding autotransporter assembly complex protein TamA: MITRPNRRNTGTRASLKAGLLLSAAMLAVALSGVGEARAFSLFGVHLWGEREEEIDNVQDPVRYHVTFSVTGGDDGLERFLRNRSELVNGENQPVDGDLGLLVKARDDLQILVGSLFERAYYGGLVNISIEGQNIEDIVGLPNFDRVNPVPVTVNIEAGPRFTFANIDIKDAPPEFDPAKLGLVIGTPAYSTTILSAAQDIVSKLKDDGHPFARITKREVIANHENATINVLIDAEAGPKADLGPIAIKGADAVDPEFIRTYSRLKAGEPYSPQELTDAANRLRTLKTFDSVVINTGDTLDENGQLPTTITVKDGKFRYFGFGATVSSIDGLGLEGYWGHRNLFGHAEGLRLEAGVSRIGVTDTLDSLDYAGGITFTRPGLFHPSGMFTASLAAGTENPDPYNAKTVAGSVTYSYEQNDYNTITLGSTTEYSHIEDAFGTEDYLTFSLPVGFDRDTRNDALNPTEGIYLITTAEPAYDFLNGTVYSSFSAVGSTYFSAGEDDRFTLAARLGAGTIVGGDSLEDIPANQRFYAGGGGSVRGYAYKSISPRNANGDETGGRSYVEATLEARIGVTENIQVVPFIDAADVSADNFPDFSDIRAGAGIGVRYLTGFGPIRLDVALPLDRYPGGDRFGIYAGIGQSF; encoded by the coding sequence ATGATCACCCGTCCAAACCGGCGAAATACCGGCACCCGCGCCTCTCTGAAGGCCGGGCTTTTGCTGTCCGCGGCAATGCTCGCGGTGGCGCTGTCGGGCGTCGGCGAGGCGCGCGCCTTTTCCCTTTTTGGCGTCCACCTTTGGGGCGAGCGCGAGGAAGAGATCGACAACGTTCAGGATCCGGTGCGCTATCATGTGACCTTCTCCGTCACCGGCGGCGATGACGGGCTGGAGCGCTTCCTGCGCAACCGCTCGGAGCTCGTCAATGGCGAGAACCAGCCGGTCGACGGCGATCTCGGTCTTCTCGTCAAGGCGCGGGACGATCTGCAGATCCTCGTCGGTTCGCTGTTCGAGCGGGCCTATTACGGCGGGCTGGTGAATATCAGCATCGAGGGCCAGAACATCGAGGACATTGTCGGCCTGCCGAATTTCGACCGCGTCAATCCGGTTCCCGTCACGGTGAACATCGAGGCGGGACCGCGCTTCACCTTCGCCAACATCGACATCAAGGATGCGCCGCCGGAATTCGATCCCGCAAAGCTCGGCCTCGTCATCGGAACGCCGGCCTATTCGACGACCATTCTGTCGGCGGCGCAGGACATCGTCTCAAAACTCAAGGATGACGGTCACCCCTTCGCCAGGATCACCAAGCGCGAGGTCATCGCCAACCACGAGAACGCGACCATCAACGTGTTGATCGACGCCGAAGCCGGACCGAAAGCCGATCTCGGTCCGATCGCGATCAAGGGGGCGGATGCGGTGGACCCCGAGTTCATCCGCACCTATTCGCGGCTCAAGGCGGGCGAGCCCTATTCGCCGCAGGAACTCACCGATGCAGCAAACCGGTTGCGCACGCTGAAGACCTTCGATTCCGTCGTCATCAACACCGGAGATACGCTTGACGAAAACGGCCAGCTGCCGACGACCATAACCGTCAAGGACGGCAAGTTCCGCTATTTCGGCTTCGGCGCGACGGTCTCCTCGATCGACGGTCTGGGACTTGAGGGCTACTGGGGCCACCGCAACCTGTTCGGCCATGCGGAAGGGCTGAGGCTGGAGGCCGGCGTCTCGCGGATCGGCGTGACAGACACGCTCGATTCGCTCGATTATGCCGGCGGCATAACCTTTACCAGGCCCGGTCTGTTCCACCCGTCCGGCATGTTCACCGCAAGTCTTGCCGCCGGCACGGAAAACCCCGATCCCTACAACGCCAAGACGGTGGCGGGGTCCGTCACCTACAGTTACGAGCAGAACGATTACAACACGATCACGCTCGGCTCGACCACCGAATATTCCCATATCGAGGATGCCTTCGGCACCGAGGACTATCTGACCTTCTCGCTGCCGGTGGGTTTCGACCGCGATACCCGCAATGATGCGCTCAATCCGACAGAGGGGATCTATCTGATCACCACCGCCGAACCGGCCTACGACTTCCTCAACGGCACGGTCTACTCGTCCTTCAGTGCCGTCGGATCGACCTATTTTTCCGCCGGCGAGGATGACCGCTTCACGCTTGCCGCCCGGCTCGGCGCGGGCACGATCGTCGGCGGCGACAGCCTGGAAGACATCCCGGCCAACCAGCGCTTTTATGCAGGCGGCGGCGGCAGCGTGCGCGGCTATGCCTACAAGTCGATCTCGCCGCGCAATGCCAATGGCGATGAAACCGGCGGACGCTCCTATGTCGAGGCGACACTGGAGGCGCGCATCGGCGTTACCGAGAACATCCAGGTCGTGCCCTTCATCGATGCCGCAGATGTGTCCGCCGACAATTTCCCCGATTTCAGCGATATCCGCGCCGGCGCCGGCATTGGCGTGCGCTACCTGACCGGCTTCGGTCCGATCCGCCTCGACGTTGCCCTGCCGCTTGACCGCTACCCCGGCGGCGACAGGTTCGGCATCTATGCGGGGATCGGCCAGAGCTTCTGA
- a CDS encoding translocation/assembly module TamB domain-containing protein: MRTVTATLRFLTRLVAGLIAGVILIALAAVILVGFTGFGANFAVQQVTQRIASPDFAVHVGRVSAPLTGHFTVESVSVSDINGPYATVEDVVLDWSPLALFSGRFKAGNLSAQSVTLERLPVAADAAPEEKSQGGGFSLPIGVEIDRFDFPQIDIAAPVLGEDYPLSAEGSVAALADTISASLNAKHRARPETYVRADLAYAPGENRLDLAAEVNEPEGGIVATLMQLPGAPALNIAVDGDGPLSDWQGKVTAELSGAALGEIDIRHRLDDAGERTVTVSGSGQFAPLAPEAFASLVEGTTQIDLAVTLFPSGRIAISKGNVTTGSFALVASGAYDPEGNNDLKATLNGTDGPVPFSWPLGEDALDLAIENATLALTGAADNADLQASVTLDRLSMPQVSAGGIALVASGTGLDLASRSGAIDTSLTVEDISFDNENLNQLVQTPISLSAPVSLSGSTIEITSAELESGSIGGTTSISYDLDGRQASGDARLFVLADALPAPASDMISGMTRIETGFSADLATADYTLSDLKIENSLVSATGNVALSGDTIDATLKAALSELGTLAPQVGGAAEIEASVTGALSAPDIAATVNADNLVLSGETLKDFSLSLKGKADPAAPSGTVSAKGTYAGAPLSLAANVASSNGQIEISGIDGAVGGNTLSGDLTLNESYLPAGGIDFDFPDLKLLAGLAGQEASGDISGRIALDNADNKLGLSLNASGERLSAATVTARNIETDMTVSDLAELKANGTITVGSVSASGQNVSDISLSARNEGTTTSFDLSARYDGQPVNAAARVTRAETMEIELTRLEGSPMSLALNLAAPAKITIADGAASIENLRIGIGGGTISAGGSIGDRLDLRVDISGVNAAIANNFVPSLGAQGTISGTVTTGGSLASPTANYELSWNNANVAQNAAIGGQTFTITTSGRYEGNRVTTDTTLTNAQGLSARATGSVGLSGNMPLDIAVNGRLPLALVSVVAANAGYAVSGNADVNMTIGGSVQAPSYSGGIDVNIDSVTDLRRNLAINNIRGRVSASGDRLVVEGITGRLAAGGTVTISGSIALSGDFQSSLRLEADNAVINDGRLLTTTANGALTLEGPLLGQPTLAGRLDLGRTAIVIPDRLPASIADINIVHEYASAAVLRQAAELSPQQATDARSAFNLDITIAAPNAIFVRGRGVDAELGGTIRVSGTTADPVITGGFDLIRGRLSILNRRFDFDRGRITFGGALVPLIDLQAQTTAGSTAITISLSGVATDPQVSLSSTPALPDDEILAQLLFNQSSSNLSALQIAQLADAVIQLTGGTNQSLFGSIRDVLGIDNLDVTTDSTGNTAVSVGKYLNSNTYVEVEQSRDAGTRASVNIDIGRNFIVKGSAGSRGEASGGIFYEKEY; the protein is encoded by the coding sequence ATGAGAACAGTGACGGCAACGCTTCGATTTCTGACCAGGCTGGTCGCAGGCCTCATCGCCGGCGTGATCCTGATCGCGCTTGCCGCCGTCATCCTGGTGGGGTTCACCGGTTTCGGCGCGAATTTCGCCGTCCAACAGGTGACCCAGCGGATCGCCTCACCCGATTTCGCCGTGCATGTAGGAAGGGTCAGCGCGCCGCTGACCGGCCATTTCACCGTCGAATCCGTTTCGGTTTCGGATATCAACGGGCCTTATGCGACAGTCGAGGATGTCGTACTCGACTGGTCGCCGCTCGCCCTTTTCAGCGGCCGGTTCAAGGCCGGGAACCTCTCCGCGCAATCGGTAACGCTTGAGCGCCTGCCGGTCGCCGCCGACGCCGCGCCGGAGGAGAAGAGCCAGGGCGGCGGCTTCTCTCTGCCGATCGGCGTCGAGATCGACCGGTTCGACTTCCCTCAGATCGATATCGCCGCGCCCGTGCTCGGCGAGGACTATCCGCTTTCGGCGGAAGGCAGCGTTGCCGCGCTTGCCGATACGATTTCGGCATCGCTCAACGCCAAACACCGGGCCCGCCCCGAAACCTATGTGCGTGCGGATCTTGCCTATGCGCCGGGTGAGAACCGTCTCGATCTCGCGGCGGAGGTGAACGAGCCGGAAGGCGGCATCGTGGCGACGCTGATGCAACTGCCCGGCGCGCCGGCGCTCAATATCGCGGTTGACGGCGACGGCCCGCTTTCGGACTGGCAGGGAAAGGTGACGGCGGAACTTTCCGGCGCGGCGCTCGGCGAGATCGATATCCGCCACCGGCTCGACGATGCCGGCGAACGAACCGTCACGGTTTCCGGCAGCGGCCAGTTCGCGCCGCTTGCGCCCGAGGCTTTTGCAAGCCTGGTCGAGGGCACGACCCAAATCGACCTCGCAGTCACGCTCTTCCCGTCCGGCCGGATCGCCATCTCGAAAGGCAATGTCACCACCGGAAGCTTCGCGCTTGTCGCCTCCGGCGCCTATGATCCGGAAGGCAATAACGACCTGAAGGCGACCCTGAACGGCACGGACGGACCGGTGCCCTTCTCCTGGCCGCTCGGCGAAGATGCGCTCGACCTCGCGATCGAAAATGCCACGCTGGCTTTGACGGGCGCAGCCGACAACGCCGACCTGCAGGCCTCCGTAACGCTCGACCGGTTGTCGATGCCGCAGGTGAGCGCCGGCGGCATTGCCCTTGTCGCCAGCGGAACCGGTCTCGACCTTGCCAGTCGAAGCGGTGCGATCGACACCTCGCTGACAGTCGAGGACATCTCGTTTGACAACGAGAACCTGAACCAGCTCGTTCAGACACCTATTTCGCTGTCCGCGCCGGTCTCGCTGTCCGGCTCGACGATCGAAATCACCTCTGCCGAACTCGAAAGCGGCAGCATCGGCGGCACGACCTCGATTTCCTACGATCTGGATGGCCGTCAGGCTTCGGGCGATGCGCGCCTGTTTGTTCTCGCCGATGCCCTGCCCGCGCCCGCGTCGGACATGATCAGCGGCATGACCCGGATCGAAACCGGCTTTTCGGCGGATCTTGCGACCGCAGACTATACACTTTCAGACCTCAAGATCGAAAACAGCCTCGTCAGCGCAACGGGCAATGTCGCCCTTTCCGGCGATACGATCGACGCCACGCTGAAGGCGGCCCTCTCCGAGCTTGGCACGCTTGCCCCGCAGGTCGGCGGCGCGGCGGAAATCGAGGCATCGGTCACCGGCGCGCTTTCTGCCCCCGATATCGCGGCGACGGTGAACGCCGATAACCTGGTGCTTTCCGGCGAAACGCTGAAGGATTTCTCGCTGTCGCTGAAAGGCAAGGCCGATCCTGCCGCGCCGTCCGGCACGGTTTCGGCAAAGGGCACCTATGCCGGTGCACCGCTTTCGCTTGCTGCCAATGTCGCCTCATCGAACGGTCAGATCGAGATTTCGGGGATCGACGGCGCGGTCGGCGGCAACACGCTTTCCGGCGACCTGACGCTAAACGAAAGCTACCTGCCGGCCGGCGGCATCGATTTCGATTTTCCCGACCTGAAGCTTCTCGCCGGGCTCGCCGGCCAGGAGGCCTCCGGAGACATATCCGGCCGGATTGCGCTCGACAATGCAGATAACAAGCTGGGCCTGTCGCTCAATGCCTCGGGCGAACGGCTTTCCGCCGCGACGGTCACGGCGCGCAATATCGAGACAGACATGACCGTCTCCGACCTTGCCGAGTTGAAGGCAAACGGCACGATCACCGTCGGATCGGTCTCGGCGAGCGGGCAGAATGTCAGCGACATTTCCCTTTCGGCCCGTAATGAGGGCACGACGACAAGCTTCGACCTTTCCGCCCGCTATGACGGCCAGCCGGTGAACGCGGCGGCAAGGGTGACGCGCGCGGAGACGATGGAAATCGAACTGACGCGACTCGAGGGTTCGCCGATGTCGCTCGCCCTCAACCTGGCTGCGCCGGCGAAGATCACGATCGCCGACGGCGCCGCCAGTATAGAGAACCTGCGTATCGGCATCGGCGGCGGAACGATCAGCGCCGGCGGCAGCATCGGCGATCGCCTTGACCTCAGGGTCGATATCTCCGGCGTCAACGCCGCGATCGCCAATAATTTCGTGCCGAGCCTCGGCGCGCAAGGCACGATCTCCGGAACGGTGACCACCGGCGGCTCGCTTGCGAGCCCGACGGCCAATTACGAGCTGTCGTGGAACAACGCCAATGTGGCGCAGAATGCCGCGATCGGCGGGCAGACCTTCACCATCACCACCTCCGGGCGCTACGAGGGCAACCGCGTCACCACCGACACGACGCTGACCAACGCGCAGGGCCTTTCGGCCCGAGCGACCGGTTCAGTCGGTCTTTCCGGCAATATGCCGCTCGACATTGCCGTCAACGGACGGCTGCCGCTCGCGCTCGTCTCGGTCGTCGCCGCCAATGCCGGCTACGCGGTCTCGGGCAATGCGGACGTCAACATGACCATCGGCGGCAGCGTGCAGGCGCCGTCCTATTCCGGCGGCATCGACGTCAATATCGACAGCGTGACGGATCTGAGACGCAATCTGGCGATCAACAATATCCGCGGCCGCGTCTCCGCCTCCGGCGACAGGCTGGTGGTCGAGGGCATTACCGGACGGCTGGCCGCCGGCGGAACCGTCACCATCAGCGGCAGTATCGCGCTTTCCGGCGATTTCCAGTCTTCACTGAGGCTTGAGGCCGACAATGCCGTGATCAATGACGGCCGCCTTCTGACGACGACGGCCAATGGCGCGTTGACCCTCGAGGGGCCGCTTCTCGGCCAGCCGACGCTCGCCGGCCGGCTCGATCTCGGCAGAACCGCCATCGTCATCCCGGACCGGTTGCCGGCGTCGATCGCCGACATCAACATCGTGCACGAATACGCCTCGGCGGCCGTTTTAAGGCAGGCCGCCGAGCTTTCGCCGCAGCAGGCGACCGATGCCCGCTCGGCCTTCAATCTCGACATCACCATCGCCGCCCCCAACGCCATCTTCGTCAGGGGGCGCGGCGTGGACGCCGAACTCGGCGGGACGATCCGGGTTTCGGGCACCACGGCCGATCCGGTCATCACCGGCGGCTTCGACCTGATCCGAGGCCGCCTGTCGATCCTCAACCGGCGCTTCGATTTCGATCGCGGGCGGATCACCTTCGGCGGCGCGCTCGTTCCGCTCATCGATCTGCAGGCGCAGACGACGGCCGGCTCGACGGCGATCACCATCTCGCTCTCCGGCGTTGCAACCGATCCCCAGGTAAGCCTCAGTTCCACGCCCGCTTTGCCCGATGACGAGATCCTCGCCCAGCTTCTGTTCAACCAGTCTTCGTCGAACCTCTCGGCCCTGCAGATCGCTCAGCTCGCCGATGCGGTGATCCAGCTGACCGGCGGCACCAACCAGTCGCTGTTCGGCTCGATCCGCGACGTCCTCGGCATCGACAATCTCGACGTGACGACCGACTCGACAGGCAATACCGCCGTCAGCGTCGGCAAGTATCTCAATAGCAATACCTATGTCGAAGTCGAGCAGAGCCGCGATGCCGGCACGCGGGCAAGCGTCAACATCGACATCGGCAGAAACTTTATCGTCAAGGGGTCCGCGGGATCGCGCGGCGAGGCGAGCGGCGGCATCTTCTACGAGAAGGAATACTAG
- a CDS encoding mannitol dehydrogenase family protein produces MLATPIVQFGTSRFLQAHADLFISEALKDGRALGPITVVQTSGDPGRAKRLKALAMKAGFDVRVRGLIEGARVDDVRTVTSVSKALSTDLDRPEVERVLRDEAEIILSNTTEHGFLPRPADNGSTFSQAMSFPAKLAHLLFSRFAENARPLQVMPCELLHKNGAALKARVLPVAERLSSEYARWLETRVLWVNSLVDRIVSEPLEPAGAVTEPYALWAVEACVGLTLPCAHPALKVVGDLDDVETMKLFILNLGHTYLVENWRRADAPQSFVRERMDDATIRKDLLDLYTDEVLPAFAAEGRGREADRYIDETLDRLANPYLDHRLADIARNHKQKVALRIGGFLAFANRAVPGYRAPRLEAILARHAD; encoded by the coding sequence ATGCTGGCGACTCCGATCGTGCAGTTCGGCACCAGCCGATTTCTCCAGGCCCATGCGGACCTCTTCATTTCAGAGGCGCTGAAGGACGGAAGGGCGCTCGGCCCCATCACGGTCGTGCAGACGTCGGGGGATCCCGGCCGGGCGAAAAGGCTGAAAGCCCTGGCCATGAAAGCCGGTTTTGACGTGCGGGTGCGCGGTCTCATTGAGGGCGCGCGCGTCGATGATGTCCGCACCGTCACCAGCGTCAGCAAGGCCCTGTCGACGGATCTCGATCGTCCGGAGGTCGAGCGGGTGTTGCGCGACGAGGCGGAGATCATCCTCTCCAACACCACCGAGCACGGGTTTCTGCCCCGACCGGCGGACAACGGCTCGACCTTCAGCCAGGCCATGTCCTTTCCTGCCAAGCTCGCCCACTTGCTGTTTTCGCGCTTTGCGGAAAATGCGCGGCCCTTGCAGGTCATGCCCTGCGAACTGCTGCACAAGAACGGCGCGGCGCTGAAGGCGCGCGTCCTGCCTGTTGCCGAACGGCTTTCGTCCGAATATGCGCGTTGGCTGGAGACCAGGGTGCTCTGGGTGAATTCGCTCGTCGACCGGATCGTCTCGGAACCGCTGGAACCGGCAGGCGCGGTGACCGAGCCCTATGCGTTATGGGCGGTCGAAGCCTGCGTCGGGCTGACGCTGCCCTGCGCGCATCCGGCGCTGAAGGTCGTCGGCGACCTTGACGACGTCGAGACCATGAAGCTCTTCATCCTCAATCTCGGCCATACCTACCTTGTCGAAAACTGGAGGCGGGCGGATGCGCCACAATCCTTCGTGCGCGAACGCATGGATGACGCGACGATCCGCAAGGACCTCCTCGATCTCTATACGGACGAGGTGCTGCCGGCCTTCGCCGCGGAGGGACGCGGCAGGGAGGCGGATCGGTATATCGACGAGACGCTTGACCGCTTGGCCAACCCCTATCTCGACCACAGGCTCGCCGACATCGCCCGCAACCATAAGCAGAAGGTCGCGCTTCGCATCGGTGGCTTCCTCGCCTTTGCCAACCGCGCCGTGCCCGGATACCGGGCGCCAAGGCTCGAGGCCATTCTCGCCCGCCACGCGGACTGA
- a CDS encoding TRAP transporter large permease — translation MSPLEIGGLAIAGLLVLIYVGMPIGVSMLFVSFIGVAAIRGEAVSMRMLGAVANNSLREYLYAIVPLFVLMGLLVTISKVGKDTFDVFQRLMGRITAGLGIATVFANAVFAAITGVSIASATVFSRVAVPEMTRHGYTAKFATGVVAGSSVLGMLIPPSLLMIVYAVLAEESVGRMFLAGVGPGLLLAVAFSVTIFLLAWLKPDFVFTPEKPETHDAEIGWFSLARKAVPIIFLMLLVLGGLYGGFLNPTEAGAAGALGALLIALLRRSLTPRSFWRLLVETGQITVSVLFLILAATFFSRMLALSGVPRFLAETMLSGPIGPYGFLLLYLLLIVVLGCLIDSISIMLILLPIALPVAEAAGFDLIWFGVLTVVAVEVGLLTPPFGLSVYIIKSAINDRSLKVSDIFRGALPFIGAMLVSLALIVAFPAIATWLARL, via the coding sequence ATGAGCCCGCTCGAAATCGGAGGCCTGGCGATCGCCGGCCTGCTTGTCCTGATCTATGTCGGCATGCCGATCGGCGTCAGCATGCTGTTCGTGTCCTTCATCGGCGTTGCGGCCATTCGCGGCGAAGCGGTCTCCATGCGCATGCTCGGCGCCGTCGCCAACAATTCGCTCCGGGAATATCTCTACGCCATCGTCCCACTCTTTGTGCTGATGGGCCTTCTGGTGACGATCTCGAAGGTCGGCAAGGACACATTCGATGTTTTCCAGCGGCTGATGGGCCGGATCACGGCGGGACTCGGCATCGCCACGGTCTTCGCCAATGCCGTGTTTGCCGCGATCACCGGCGTTTCCATCGCGTCTGCCACCGTGTTCAGCCGGGTCGCGGTGCCGGAGATGACGCGCCACGGCTATACGGCCAAGTTCGCCACCGGCGTCGTTGCCGGCTCCTCCGTGCTGGGCATGCTGATCCCGCCCTCGCTGCTGATGATCGTCTATGCGGTTCTGGCCGAGGAATCGGTCGGACGGATGTTTCTTGCCGGCGTCGGTCCGGGTCTTCTTCTGGCGGTTGCCTTTTCTGTCACCATCTTCCTTCTGGCATGGTTGAAGCCTGATTTCGTCTTCACGCCGGAAAAGCCGGAAACCCACGACGCGGAAATCGGCTGGTTTTCGCTCGCGCGCAAGGCAGTGCCGATCATCTTCCTCATGCTGCTCGTGCTCGGCGGGCTCTATGGCGGCTTCCTCAACCCGACCGAGGCCGGCGCCGCAGGCGCGCTCGGCGCCCTCTTGATCGCGCTTCTGCGCCGCTCGCTGACGCCGCGCTCCTTCTGGCGCCTTCTGGTGGAAACCGGGCAGATCACCGTTTCGGTGCTGTTCCTGATCCTTGCGGCCACCTTTTTCAGTCGCATGCTGGCGCTTTCGGGCGTCCCGCGTTTCCTGGCGGAGACCATGCTGTCGGGGCCGATCGGCCCTTATGGCTTCCTGCTGCTCTACCTGCTCCTGATCGTCGTGCTCGGCTGCCTGATCGATTCCATCTCGATCATGCTGATCCTGCTGCCGATCGCGCTTCCGGTCGCGGAAGCCGCGGGCTTCGACCTGATCTGGTTCGGCGTCCTGACCGTGGTGGCCGTCGAGGTCGGGTTGCTGACGCCGCCTTTCGGCCTTTCGGTCTACATCATCAAATCCGCGATCAACGACCGGTCGCTGAAGGTCTCGGACATTTTCAGGGGCGCTCTACCTTTTATCGGCGCCATGCTGGTCTCGCTGGCGCTGATCGTCGCATTCCCGGCGATCGCCACCTGGCTTGCCCGCCTTTGA
- a CDS encoding TRAP transporter small permease subunit: MSSTTESARHPDGRPPNALGRAWHMLVDGLAALGTVLILVLMLVISADIFMRNLLGSSLPLVSELGALLLVMIVSLQLATTIRADRLARTEIFFPAFRLKRPVAGSLLSAAFNLTGAAMIGLIAWSSFLILQKDWASGEYIGVTGIATLPVWPFRAFIVLGVSVAALEFLVRALSDLVACRNAGDHP; this comes from the coding sequence ATGTCATCCACCACCGAAAGCGCCCGTCATCCTGACGGGCGCCCCCCGAACGCCCTCGGGCGGGCCTGGCACATGCTTGTCGATGGCCTGGCGGCGCTTGGAACCGTGCTCATTCTGGTACTGATGCTGGTCATCTCCGCCGACATCTTCATGCGTAACCTCTTGGGCTCGTCGCTGCCGCTGGTCTCCGAACTTGGCGCTCTGCTGCTGGTGATGATCGTCTCGCTGCAGCTTGCCACCACCATCCGCGCCGACAGGCTCGCCCGTACCGAGATCTTCTTTCCCGCCTTCAGGTTGAAGCGGCCCGTGGCCGGCAGCCTCCTGTCGGCGGCTTTCAATCTCACCGGCGCGGCGATGATCGGCCTGATCGCCTGGTCGAGTTTCCTGATCCTGCAGAAGGACTGGGCGTCCGGCGAATATATCGGGGTAACCGGCATTGCCACCTTGCCGGTCTGGCCGTTTCGCGCCTTCATCGTCCTCGGCGTCAGCGTCGCCGCGCTCGAATTCCTCGTCCGCGCCTTGAGCGATCTTGTCGCCTGCCGAAATGCCGGAGACCATCCATGA
- a CDS encoding C4-dicarboxylate TRAP transporter substrate-binding protein → MRNFLRLTTVAMVAMPSALFAQETINLTVASSHPTVIPWVGMIQTHFMAKTDEILAETGDYRINWNEAFGGQLYKANATLSSVEEGITDIGWVFSLLEPAKLPLSQATSYALFSTANPQLQLEVMEDLMENNEAFREEWEQYNLKVLGLTGTDMYDIYTKEPIEGIADIEGMKISAPGVLGTWLRGTGANAVDGALTTFYTDIQTGVSDGVLTLALGAKPAKLYEVAPYLNRFDAAVSFSGALAINRDIWDTLPTEVQDAMIEAGKYYTAAHGKQLLEGHEAALQAMVELGADQNPPVTLVEMPEEEREAWVAMLPDLAGEWADNLEAQGLPAREFLSAYMDGLRERGETPMRDWDQ, encoded by the coding sequence ATGCGTAATTTTCTGAGACTGACGACCGTCGCCATGGTGGCGATGCCGTCTGCGCTGTTCGCGCAGGAAACCATCAACCTGACGGTGGCCTCCAGCCATCCGACGGTGATCCCGTGGGTGGGCATGATCCAGACCCACTTCATGGCCAAGACCGATGAGATCCTCGCCGAGACCGGCGATTACAGGATCAACTGGAACGAGGCCTTTGGCGGCCAGCTCTACAAGGCGAATGCCACGCTGTCTTCCGTCGAGGAAGGCATCACCGATATCGGTTGGGTCTTTTCGCTGCTGGAACCGGCGAAGCTGCCGCTCAGCCAGGCGACGAGCTATGCGCTGTTCTCCACCGCCAATCCGCAGCTTCAGCTGGAGGTGATGGAAGACCTGATGGAGAACAACGAGGCCTTCCGCGAGGAGTGGGAACAGTACAATCTGAAGGTTCTGGGGCTCACCGGAACCGACATGTACGACATCTACACCAAGGAGCCGATCGAGGGCATCGCCGATATCGAGGGCATGAAGATCTCCGCCCCCGGCGTGCTCGGCACCTGGCTGCGCGGAACCGGCGCCAATGCCGTCGACGGCGCGCTGACCACCTTCTACACGGACATCCAGACCGGCGTTTCCGACGGCGTGCTGACGCTTGCGCTCGGCGCGAAGCCGGCGAAGCTCTATGAGGTCGCGCCCTATCTCAACCGCTTTGACGCGGCCGTGTCCTTCTCCGGCGCGCTCGCCATCAACCGCGATATCTGGGACACGCTGCCGACGGAAGTCCAGGACGCGATGATCGAGGCCGGCAAATATTACACGGCCGCCCACGGCAAGCAGTTGCTGGAAGGCCATGAGGCGGCCCTTCAGGCGATGGTGGAACTCGGCGCCGACCAGAACCCGCCGGTGACCCTCGTCGAAATGCCCGAGGAGGAACGTGAGGCCTGGGTTGCCATGCTGCCGGACCTTGCCGGTGAATGGGCGGATAACCTGGAAGCGCAGGGACTTCCCGCACGCGAATTCCTGAGCGCCTATATGGACGGTCTGCGCGAACGCGGCGAGACGCCGATGCGCGACTGGGACCAGTAG
- a CDS encoding YciI family protein, which produces MQETEETVPAAAVMEASKAMLQKKLFAIFTEATNGMGPVFENMEAHLAYQVGLERDGVLYAAGPLFSDDGERWAGEGMVVIRAESVEAATEIARNDPMHKAGARRFRVRPWMINEGRVSVRLDYSTQTFVID; this is translated from the coding sequence ATGCAAGAGACAGAAGAGACGGTTCCGGCAGCAGCCGTGATGGAGGCCAGCAAGGCCATGCTGCAGAAAAAACTGTTCGCCATCTTCACCGAAGCGACCAACGGCATGGGGCCGGTTTTTGAAAACATGGAGGCCCATCTCGCCTATCAGGTCGGGCTGGAACGGGACGGCGTGCTCTATGCCGCAGGCCCGCTGTTCTCCGATGACGGCGAGCGCTGGGCAGGCGAGGGCATGGTGGTCATCCGCGCCGAAAGCGTGGAGGCGGCAACGGAGATCGCGCGCAACGACCCCATGCACAAGGCCGGAGCGCGGCGTTTCAGGGTGCGCCCCTGGATGATCAACGAGGGCCGGGTTTCCGTCCGGCTCGACTATTCGACGCAGACATTCGTGATCGACTGA